Proteins encoded together in one Microbacterium sp. zg-Y625 window:
- a CDS encoding VOC family protein, translated as MFRGLANLNLVSDDMDAAIDWYSTVLGSPPYFTRPEQGPPQYAEWRFGDDEDELALMDAAFRPVQPAPGGAVVSMHVDDIHDSVDRLLELGATTFEPVTQRGEGWWSATIADPFGNLIGLIHSPHWAGKHAP; from the coding sequence ATGTTCCGCGGACTGGCCAATCTCAATCTCGTCTCCGACGACATGGATGCCGCCATCGACTGGTACTCCACCGTTCTCGGCTCCCCGCCGTACTTCACCCGCCCCGAACAGGGGCCGCCTCAGTACGCGGAGTGGCGATTCGGTGACGACGAAGACGAGCTCGCCCTGATGGATGCCGCCTTCCGGCCGGTGCAGCCTGCGCCCGGCGGCGCCGTCGTCAGCATGCACGTCGACGACATCCACGACAGTGTCGATCGCCTGCTCGAGCTCGGCGCAACCACCTTCGAGCCGGTGACACAGCGTGGCGAGGGCTGGTGGTCAGCGACCATCGCCGACCCCTTCGGCAACCTCATCGGCCTCATCCACAGCCCGCACTGGGCGGGCAAGCACGCCCCGTGA
- a CDS encoding NAD-dependent succinate-semialdehyde dehydrogenase, whose amino-acid sequence MSTYAVVNPATGETLATYPTATDIEVEEALVAADEAARGWLRESSVEERARLLRRVAELHRERRDALAEIIVREMGKPLTAALGEVDFAADITEYYADNIGRITADTPLEILGEGTAVIRRSPLGVLLGIMPWNFPYYQVARFAAPNIAIGNAILLKHAPQCPQSAEAIAGIYSDAGFPPGVYTDLRLTNEQAAQVIADPRVQGVSVTGSERAGAAVAEVAGRHLKKAVLELGGSDPFLLLSSDDLDQAVQAAVEARLDNVGQSCNGAKRFLVVDDLYDAFLEKFAAAMSAATVGDPFAEETVLGPLSSVSAAERLAEQVDRAVAQGATLVTGGTRDGAFYPGTVLTGVTRDMDAYREEFFGPVGVVYRVADEDEAVKVANDTGFGLGSYVFTTDPEQAERVADRIDAGMVYVNVVLADSPELPFGGVKRSGTGRELGLLAADEFVNKKLIRVAPTA is encoded by the coding sequence ATGAGCACGTATGCGGTCGTGAACCCCGCCACCGGGGAAACCCTCGCCACCTATCCCACCGCCACCGACATCGAGGTCGAGGAGGCCCTCGTCGCCGCAGACGAGGCCGCGCGCGGCTGGCTGCGCGAGTCATCGGTCGAGGAGCGGGCACGGCTGCTGCGCCGGGTTGCCGAACTGCACCGTGAGCGGCGCGACGCACTGGCGGAAATCATCGTGCGGGAGATGGGCAAGCCCCTCACCGCTGCCCTCGGCGAGGTCGACTTCGCGGCCGACATCACCGAGTACTACGCCGACAACATCGGCAGGATCACCGCCGACACCCCGCTGGAGATCCTGGGCGAGGGCACCGCCGTCATCCGCCGGTCACCCCTGGGCGTGCTGCTGGGGATCATGCCGTGGAACTTCCCGTACTACCAGGTGGCTCGCTTCGCCGCTCCGAACATCGCCATCGGCAACGCCATCCTGCTCAAGCACGCCCCGCAGTGCCCGCAGTCGGCCGAGGCCATCGCCGGCATCTACTCCGACGCGGGGTTCCCGCCCGGCGTCTACACGGACCTGCGCCTCACCAACGAGCAGGCTGCGCAGGTGATCGCCGACCCCCGTGTGCAGGGGGTGTCCGTCACCGGTTCCGAGCGCGCCGGGGCAGCGGTCGCGGAGGTCGCGGGCCGCCATCTCAAGAAGGCCGTGCTGGAGCTCGGCGGCTCCGACCCGTTCCTGCTGCTGTCCAGCGACGACCTGGACCAGGCGGTGCAGGCGGCCGTCGAGGCGAGACTCGACAACGTGGGGCAGTCCTGCAACGGGGCGAAGCGCTTTCTGGTCGTCGATGACCTCTACGACGCATTCCTGGAGAAGTTCGCCGCAGCGATGTCGGCGGCGACCGTGGGCGACCCCTTCGCCGAAGAGACCGTGCTCGGGCCGCTGTCGTCGGTGAGTGCGGCAGAGCGTCTGGCGGAGCAGGTCGACCGTGCCGTGGCCCAGGGTGCGACGCTCGTCACGGGCGGCACCCGCGACGGCGCGTTCTACCCCGGTACCGTGCTGACCGGGGTGACGCGCGACATGGACGCCTACCGTGAGGAGTTCTTCGGGCCTGTGGGGGTCGTCTACCGGGTGGCCGACGAGGACGAGGCGGTCAAGGTCGCCAACGACACCGGTTTCGGCCTGGGCTCCTACGTCTTCACCACCGACCCTGAGCAGGCGGAGCGCGTGGCGGATCGCATCGACGCCGGGATGGTCTACGTCAACGTCGTGCTGGCGGATTCGCCGGAGCTCCCGTTCGGGGGAGTCAAGCGCAGCGGCACGGGACGGGAGCTCGGGCTGCTCGCGGCCGATGAATTCGTCAACAAGAAGCTGATCCGGGTCGCGCCGACCGCTTGA
- the gabT gene encoding 4-aminobutyrate--2-oxoglutarate transaminase translates to MTLTDPGPTTPTGGPGLPQRRHLVTALPGPRSQQILARKVAAVPQGVGHTVPVAAVAAGGGVVVDADGNSLIDLGSGIAVTTVGASHPKVVEAIQAQAAQFTHTCFMISPYESYIAVAEALNRLTPGDHDKKSALFNSGAEAVENAVKIARKYTGKQAVVAFDHGYHGRTNLTMALTAKSMPYKSGFGPFAPEVYRVPGSYPLRDALSGPDAAARAITLIDKQVGADNLAAVIIEPIQGEGGFIVPADGFLPAIADWCRANGVVFIADEVQSGFARTGAMFASELFGIVPDLVTTAKGIAAGMPLAAVTGRAEIMDAAHLGGLGGTYGGNPVACAAALAAIDAFENDGLIERAQHLERLLRGRLEPLAAADPRIGEVRGRGAMMAMEFVDPDTGAPDAALTAAVAKAALAEGVILLTCGTHGNVIRFLPPLSIPDDLLHEGLDVVASALASR, encoded by the coding sequence ATGACACTCACCGACCCGGGCCCGACGACGCCGACGGGCGGACCCGGCCTGCCCCAGCGGCGGCACCTGGTCACCGCCCTTCCCGGACCCCGTTCCCAGCAGATCCTCGCGCGTAAGGTCGCCGCCGTGCCCCAGGGCGTGGGCCACACCGTGCCCGTGGCCGCGGTGGCGGCCGGCGGTGGGGTGGTCGTCGATGCCGACGGCAACTCCCTCATCGACCTCGGCTCGGGCATTGCCGTCACCACGGTCGGTGCGTCGCACCCGAAGGTGGTCGAAGCGATACAGGCCCAGGCCGCGCAGTTCACGCACACCTGCTTCATGATCTCGCCGTACGAGTCCTACATCGCCGTCGCCGAGGCGCTGAACCGCCTGACCCCGGGCGACCACGACAAGAAGAGCGCGCTGTTCAACTCCGGCGCCGAGGCCGTCGAGAACGCCGTGAAGATCGCCCGCAAGTACACCGGCAAACAGGCCGTCGTGGCATTCGACCACGGCTATCACGGGCGCACCAACCTCACGATGGCACTGACGGCGAAGTCGATGCCCTACAAGAGCGGCTTCGGGCCGTTCGCCCCCGAGGTCTACCGCGTCCCCGGGTCGTATCCGTTGCGCGACGCACTCTCCGGCCCGGATGCCGCCGCTCGCGCGATCACCCTCATCGACAAGCAGGTGGGCGCCGACAACCTGGCGGCCGTCATCATCGAGCCCATCCAGGGGGAGGGCGGGTTCATCGTCCCGGCCGACGGTTTCCTTCCCGCCATCGCGGACTGGTGCCGCGCCAACGGCGTCGTCTTCATCGCCGACGAGGTGCAGTCCGGCTTCGCCCGCACCGGCGCCATGTTCGCCAGCGAACTGTTCGGGATCGTGCCCGACCTCGTCACGACGGCGAAGGGCATTGCAGCCGGGATGCCGCTGGCCGCCGTGACCGGCCGGGCGGAGATCATGGATGCCGCCCACCTCGGCGGCCTCGGCGGCACGTACGGCGGCAACCCCGTCGCGTGCGCCGCAGCGCTCGCCGCGATCGACGCCTTCGAGAACGATGGCCTGATCGAGCGGGCCCAGCACCTCGAGCGGCTGCTGCGCGGCCGGCTGGAGCCGCTCGCCGCCGCCGACCCGCGCATCGGTGAGGTGCGTGGCCGCGGGGCGATGATGGCGATGGAGTTCGTCGATCCCGACACCGGTGCGCCCGACGCGGCGCTGACGGCCGCCGTGGCCAAGGCGGCGCTCGCCGAAGGGGTCATCCTGCTCACCTGCGGCACCCACGGCAACGTCATCCGCTTCCTGCCGCCCCTGTCGATCCCCGACGACCTGCTGCACGAGGGCCTGGACGTCGTGGCATCCGCCCTGGCTTCGCGCTGA
- a CDS encoding YciI family protein, whose translation MRYLMLVLTDPDLDSPEDPPVSIEDWVDEAYGSDRAVEGDRLRPASEAKTIRRRRREVIVSDGPFAEAYELIGGFDVLECETLDEAVELASRHPMATAGVIQLHPAWPLDL comes from the coding sequence ATGCGATACCTCATGCTGGTGCTCACCGACCCCGATCTCGATTCACCCGAGGACCCGCCCGTCTCGATCGAGGACTGGGTCGACGAGGCCTACGGCAGCGACCGCGCCGTCGAAGGCGACCGGCTGCGTCCGGCGTCTGAGGCCAAGACCATCCGGCGGCGGCGGCGCGAGGTGATCGTCAGCGACGGTCCGTTCGCCGAGGCCTACGAGCTCATCGGCGGCTTCGACGTGCTGGAGTGCGAGACGCTCGACGAAGCGGTCGAGCTCGCGTCGCGGCATCCGATGGCCACCGCCGGGGTCATCCAGCTGCACCCCGCCTGGCCGCTGGATCTCTGA
- the nusG gene encoding transcription termination/antitermination protein NusG, producing MSEKYVDDADWATAAEQSSEDDEAQEGNVLAEEERASEPAERAAVHIVEDGDGQQDETSDLDGVEVDDPEADAIVNDALEIDEAAEAEAAAEVLNDSLAEEQAERVAEQADEVTPYDGPDVNGEPDAPAEDVDFLADFAAAGRVVDDAEAAEESGEEDEDAEEDPYEAFRAELRSLPGKWYVIHSYAGFERKVKANIEQRKSTLEVEEDIYQVEVPMEDVVEIKNGQRKMVTRVRIPGYVLVRMELNEDTWSVVRHTPGVTGFVGNAHNPTPLRFEEAFNMLKSLVEVKEVASAKGGAAKGSATQARSIPAEVDFEVGETITIKEGSFAGLPGSISEIKPESGKLTVLVSLFERETPVELSFDQVTKL from the coding sequence GTGTCTGAAAAGTATGTCGACGACGCCGATTGGGCGACCGCTGCCGAGCAGTCCAGTGAGGACGACGAAGCCCAGGAGGGCAACGTGCTCGCTGAAGAGGAGCGCGCGTCCGAGCCGGCCGAGCGTGCCGCCGTGCACATCGTCGAGGACGGTGACGGGCAGCAGGATGAGACTTCCGACCTGGACGGTGTCGAGGTCGACGACCCCGAGGCCGACGCCATCGTGAACGACGCTCTGGAGATCGACGAGGCCGCCGAGGCCGAGGCCGCCGCAGAGGTGCTCAACGACTCGCTCGCCGAAGAGCAGGCCGAGCGCGTCGCCGAGCAGGCCGATGAGGTCACCCCGTACGACGGTCCCGATGTCAACGGCGAGCCCGACGCTCCCGCCGAGGACGTGGACTTCCTCGCGGACTTCGCCGCGGCCGGTCGCGTCGTCGACGACGCGGAGGCGGCGGAAGAGTCCGGCGAAGAGGACGAGGACGCCGAAGAGGACCCCTACGAGGCGTTCCGCGCCGAGCTGCGCAGCCTTCCGGGCAAGTGGTACGTCATCCACTCCTACGCCGGCTTTGAGCGCAAGGTGAAGGCCAACATCGAGCAGCGCAAGTCGACGCTCGAGGTCGAAGAGGACATCTACCAGGTCGAGGTCCCCATGGAGGACGTCGTCGAGATCAAGAACGGTCAGCGCAAGATGGTCACGCGCGTCCGGATCCCCGGCTACGTGCTCGTGCGCATGGAGCTGAACGAGGACACCTGGTCGGTCGTGCGTCACACGCCCGGCGTCACCGGCTTCGTCGGCAACGCCCACAACCCGACGCCGCTGCGCTTCGAAGAGGCCTTCAACATGCTGAAGTCCCTCGTCGAGGTCAAGGAGGTCGCCTCTGCCAAGGGCGGCGCTGCCAAGGGCTCGGCCACGCAGGCGCGCAGCATCCCCGCCGAGGTCGACTTCGAGGTGGGCGAGACGATCACGATCAAGGAAGGCTCGTTCGCCGGTCTTCCCGGTTCGATCAGCGAGATCAAGCCCGAGAGCGGCAAGCTCACGGTGCTCGTCTCCCTGTTCGAGCGCGAGACCCCCGTCGAGCTGTCCTTCGACCAGGTCACCAAGCTCTGA
- the aceB gene encoding malate synthase A: MTPATATPMRTRTGPIAIQTSEPTIDVAGRLGPRYDEILTPDALAFLTELHHRFGARRHDRLADRLRRRFEIGNGHDPQFRDDTRHIREDESWQVAGAGPGLEDRRVEITGPTDPKMTINALNSGAKVWLADQEDATSPTWKNVIEGQLSLRDAIRGELSHTSPEGKRYEVTAAETPTIVMRPRGWHLTEHHIRFTDRFGREMAASGSLVDFGLYFFHNAAQLIANGRGPYFYIAKLESSEEAKLWDDVFTFSEQYIGIPHGTIRATVLIETLPAAFEMEEILYELRHHCAGLNAGRWDYIFSIIKNYRGRGSRFVLPDRSEVTMTVPFMRAYTELLVKTCHKRGAFAIGGMSAFIPNRRDPEVTQRAFEKVAADKKREAGDGFDGTWVAHPDLIPVARAEFDAVLGERPNQVDRQRPEVSVTPADLIDVRIGRPITAQGVRDNVSVAIRYIEAWLRGLGAVAIDNLMEDAATAEISRSQVWQWIHQDLSTAEGDRITRDYIEALIAEMLGEVQRRPGDRFDDAAEVFRDVALGVHFPAFLTLSAYSRFLIESE; encoded by the coding sequence ATGACACCTGCAACCGCCACCCCGATGCGCACGCGCACCGGCCCCATCGCCATCCAGACCTCCGAGCCGACGATCGACGTCGCCGGCCGCCTCGGGCCCCGCTACGACGAGATCCTCACGCCCGACGCCCTCGCGTTCCTCACCGAACTGCACCACCGCTTCGGCGCGCGTCGGCACGACCGGCTCGCCGACCGCCTGCGGCGGCGCTTCGAGATCGGCAACGGCCACGACCCGCAGTTCCGCGACGACACCCGGCACATCCGCGAGGACGAGTCCTGGCAGGTCGCCGGCGCCGGCCCGGGCCTCGAGGACCGCCGCGTGGAGATCACCGGCCCCACCGACCCCAAGATGACGATCAACGCGCTGAACTCCGGCGCCAAGGTATGGCTCGCCGACCAGGAGGACGCAACGAGCCCCACCTGGAAGAACGTCATCGAAGGGCAGCTGAGCCTGCGCGACGCGATCCGCGGCGAGCTGTCGCACACGAGTCCCGAGGGCAAGCGCTACGAGGTCACCGCCGCAGAGACGCCCACGATCGTGATGCGCCCGCGCGGCTGGCACCTCACCGAGCACCACATCCGCTTCACCGACCGCTTCGGCCGCGAGATGGCGGCATCCGGCTCCCTGGTCGACTTCGGCCTGTACTTCTTCCACAACGCCGCGCAGCTCATCGCGAACGGACGCGGCCCGTACTTCTACATCGCCAAGCTCGAATCGAGCGAGGAGGCGAAGCTGTGGGACGACGTCTTCACCTTCAGCGAGCAGTACATCGGCATCCCGCACGGCACCATCCGCGCGACGGTGCTCATCGAGACCCTGCCGGCGGCGTTCGAGATGGAGGAGATCCTCTATGAGCTGCGCCACCACTGCGCGGGCCTAAACGCCGGCCGCTGGGACTACATCTTCTCGATCATCAAGAACTACCGCGGCCGCGGCTCCCGGTTCGTGCTGCCCGACCGCAGCGAGGTGACGATGACGGTGCCGTTCATGCGGGCCTACACCGAACTGCTCGTGAAGACCTGCCACAAGCGCGGCGCCTTCGCGATCGGCGGCATGAGCGCCTTCATCCCGAACCGGCGGGACCCCGAGGTGACGCAGCGCGCCTTCGAGAAGGTCGCCGCCGACAAGAAGCGCGAGGCCGGCGACGGCTTCGACGGCACGTGGGTCGCGCACCCCGACCTCATCCCCGTCGCCCGCGCCGAGTTCGATGCGGTGCTGGGCGAGCGGCCGAATCAGGTGGACCGGCAGCGTCCCGAGGTGAGCGTCACGCCGGCCGACCTGATCGACGTGCGCATCGGGCGTCCCATCACCGCCCAGGGCGTGCGCGACAACGTGTCGGTCGCGATCCGCTACATCGAGGCGTGGCTGCGGGGCCTGGGCGCGGTCGCGATCGACAACCTGATGGAGGATGCCGCCACGGCGGAGATCTCCCGCTCACAGGTGTGGCAATGGATCCACCAGGACCTCTCCACGGCCGAGGGAGACCGCATCACCCGCGACTACATCGAGGCGCTCATCGCCGAGATGCTCGGCGAGGTGCAGCGGCGCCCCGGTGACCGGTTCGACGACGCCGCGGAGGTCTTCCGCGACGTCGCACTGGGCGTCCATTTCCCGGCCTTCCTCACCCTCTCGGCGTACTCGCGCTTCCTCATCGAATCCGAGTAG
- the secE gene encoding preprotein translocase subunit SecE, with translation MVQDESKGEVVANDAPREKKPNFFQRIAIFIRQVFAELRKVVTPTRQELLKFTGVVLGFVVVMMAIVYGLDWVFTWLAQIVFGVPL, from the coding sequence ATGGTCCAGGACGAGTCGAAGGGCGAGGTCGTCGCCAACGACGCGCCGCGTGAGAAGAAGCCGAACTTCTTCCAGCGCATCGCCATCTTCATCCGTCAGGTCTTTGCGGAACTCCGCAAGGTCGTGACCCCCACCCGCCAGGAACTCCTGAAGTTCACGGGAGTCGTGCTCGGCTTCGTCGTCGTGATGATGGCGATCGTCTACGGTCTCGACTGGGTGTTCACCTGGTTGGCGCAGATCGTCTTCGGCGTCCCGCTCTGA
- a CDS encoding isocitrate lyase has product MTTYQDDIEAIRALKAEHGSAWDAINPESVARMRAQNRFKTGLEIAQYTADIMRRDMAEYDADSSVYTQSLGVWHGFIGQQKLISIKKHLKTTNKRYLYLSGWMVAALRSEFGPLPDQSMHEKTSVPALIEELYTFLRQADARELDLLFTQLDRARLAGDETAAEFIQAQIDGYETHVVPIIADIDAGFGNPEATYLLSKKMIEAGACAIQIENQVSDEKQCGHQDGKVTVPHEDFVAKLNAVRYAFLELGIDNGIIVARTDSLGAGLTQKLAVTQEPGDLGDQYNSFLDAEEISESDLGNGDVVIKRDGNLLRPKRLASNLYQFRPGTGEERVVLDCITSLRNGADLLWIETEKPHVEQIAAMVDAIREEIPDAKLVYNNSPSFNWTLSFRQQAYDLLAEQGGDVSAYDRGDLMNVAYDDTELGRLADEKIRTFQRDGSARAGIFHHLITLPTYHTAALSTDDLAKGYFGDEGMLAYVRGVQRREIREGIATVKHQNMAGSDIGDNHKEYFAGAAALKAGGQHNTMNQFS; this is encoded by the coding sequence ATGACCACCTACCAGGACGACATCGAAGCCATCCGGGCACTCAAGGCGGAGCACGGCTCCGCCTGGGATGCCATCAACCCCGAGTCCGTCGCCCGCATGCGTGCGCAGAACCGCTTCAAGACCGGACTCGAGATCGCCCAGTACACCGCCGACATCATGCGCCGCGACATGGCCGAATACGACGCCGACTCTTCGGTCTACACCCAGTCGCTCGGCGTCTGGCACGGATTCATCGGGCAGCAGAAGCTCATCTCGATCAAGAAGCACCTCAAGACCACGAACAAGCGCTACCTCTACCTCTCGGGGTGGATGGTCGCAGCTCTCCGCTCGGAGTTCGGGCCGCTCCCCGATCAGTCGATGCACGAGAAGACCTCTGTGCCGGCCCTCATCGAGGAGCTCTACACGTTCCTCCGCCAGGCCGACGCCCGCGAGCTCGATCTGCTCTTCACCCAGCTCGATCGGGCCCGCCTGGCCGGCGACGAGACGGCGGCCGAGTTCATCCAGGCGCAGATCGACGGCTACGAGACCCACGTCGTGCCGATCATCGCCGACATCGACGCCGGCTTCGGCAACCCCGAGGCGACGTACCTGCTGTCCAAGAAGATGATCGAGGCGGGCGCCTGCGCCATCCAGATCGAGAACCAGGTGTCGGACGAGAAGCAGTGCGGCCACCAGGACGGCAAGGTCACCGTTCCCCACGAGGACTTCGTCGCCAAGCTCAACGCGGTGCGCTACGCGTTCCTCGAGCTGGGCATCGACAACGGCATCATCGTCGCGCGCACCGACTCGCTCGGCGCAGGGCTCACGCAGAAGCTCGCGGTCACGCAGGAGCCGGGCGACCTGGGCGACCAGTACAACTCGTTCCTCGATGCCGAGGAGATCTCCGAGAGCGACCTCGGCAACGGCGACGTCGTCATCAAGCGCGACGGCAACCTGCTGCGGCCCAAGCGGCTCGCGAGCAACCTCTACCAGTTCCGCCCCGGGACCGGTGAGGAGCGGGTCGTGCTCGACTGCATCACGTCGCTGCGCAACGGTGCCGACCTGCTCTGGATCGAGACCGAGAAGCCGCATGTGGAGCAGATCGCCGCCATGGTCGACGCCATCCGCGAAGAGATCCCCGACGCGAAACTCGTCTACAACAACAGCCCGTCGTTCAACTGGACGCTCAGCTTCCGCCAGCAGGCCTACGACCTGCTCGCCGAGCAGGGCGGGGACGTCTCGGCCTACGACCGCGGCGACCTGATGAACGTCGCGTACGACGACACGGAGCTCGGCCGGCTGGCCGATGAGAAGATCCGCACGTTCCAGCGCGACGGCTCCGCGCGGGCCGGCATCTTCCACCACCTCATCACGCTGCCGACCTACCACACGGCCGCCCTGTCCACCGATGACCTGGCGAAGGGGTACTTCGGCGACGAGGGCATGCTCGCCTATGTGAGGGGCGTGCAGCGCCGCGAGATCCGCGAGGGCATCGCGACGGTGAAGCACCAGAACATGGCGGGAAGCGACATCGGCGACAACCACAAGGAGTACTTCGCCGGTGCCGCGGCGCTCAAGGCCGGCGGCCAGCACAACACGATGAACCAGTTCAGCTGA
- a CDS encoding helix-turn-helix domain-containing protein, translating into MTTRFAGATSTVTADDQEVDPLTMGRRIRQLRTARGMTLDELAGAVDRAPSQLSMIENGRREPKLTLLRAIARALGTTLDALLESEPLDERSTLEIQMERAMRGQTFQALGIEPFRVGKTMPTEALKAMLALQGEIERLRDERSATPEEARRANVALRRLMRTQNNYFPDLEQHARDLLDAVGHPGGPLTQRTASDIAAHLGFTLHYVPDLPQTTRSVADIKNGRLYLSSRGRAQTDPRTAVLQALSSRILGHSEPHSYAEFLRQRVETNYLTGALLIPEGHVVPALTDAKARRALSIEDLRDTYSVSYETAAHRFTNLATVHLGIRVHFLKVHESGTITKAYENDDVNFPTDRLGSIEGQMCCRKWTSRVVFDVDDHFNPYYQYTDTGNGTYWCTARVEGSSEGAHSVSVGVRFDDTKWFLGRDTPNRGVSKHSVEVCCRRAPVELESAWREHSWPNVRTPRTLLATLPTGSFPGVDSTEVYEFLEAHAPR; encoded by the coding sequence ATGACCACACGGTTCGCGGGAGCAACGTCGACGGTGACGGCGGACGATCAAGAGGTGGACCCACTCACGATGGGCCGGCGCATCCGGCAGCTGCGCACGGCACGGGGGATGACCCTCGACGAACTCGCCGGCGCGGTCGACCGCGCGCCGAGCCAGCTGTCGATGATCGAGAACGGCAGGCGCGAGCCGAAGCTGACCCTGCTGCGGGCGATCGCGCGGGCGCTGGGGACGACGCTGGACGCGCTGCTCGAGAGCGAGCCGCTGGATGAGCGCTCGACCCTGGAGATCCAGATGGAGCGGGCGATGCGGGGGCAGACGTTCCAGGCGCTCGGGATCGAGCCCTTCCGCGTCGGCAAGACGATGCCCACCGAGGCGCTCAAGGCCATGCTCGCGCTGCAGGGGGAGATCGAGCGGCTGCGCGACGAGCGCTCGGCGACGCCGGAAGAGGCTCGCCGCGCGAACGTGGCGCTGCGGCGCCTGATGCGCACGCAGAACAACTACTTTCCCGACCTGGAGCAGCACGCGCGGGATCTGCTGGACGCCGTGGGGCATCCGGGCGGCCCGCTGACGCAGCGCACGGCATCCGACATCGCCGCGCACCTCGGCTTCACGCTGCACTACGTGCCCGACCTGCCGCAGACCACGCGCAGCGTCGCGGACATCAAGAACGGCCGTCTGTACCTGTCGAGTCGGGGGAGGGCGCAGACCGATCCTCGCACCGCGGTGCTGCAGGCGCTGTCGAGCCGCATCCTCGGGCATTCCGAGCCGCACAGCTACGCGGAGTTCCTGCGCCAGCGGGTGGAGACGAACTACCTCACCGGAGCGCTGCTCATTCCCGAGGGGCACGTGGTGCCGGCGCTGACCGACGCCAAGGCGCGCCGTGCGCTGTCGATCGAGGACCTGCGTGACACGTACTCGGTGTCGTACGAGACCGCCGCCCACCGTTTCACCAACCTGGCGACGGTGCATCTCGGCATCCGCGTGCACTTCTTGAAGGTGCACGAGTCCGGGACGATCACGAAGGCGTATGAGAACGACGACGTGAACTTCCCCACCGACCGGCTGGGGTCCATCGAAGGCCAGATGTGCTGCCGCAAGTGGACGAGCCGGGTCGTGTTCGACGTCGACGACCACTTCAACCCCTACTACCAGTACACCGACACCGGCAACGGCACCTACTGGTGCACGGCCCGCGTGGAGGGATCGAGCGAGGGCGCGCACTCCGTGAGCGTGGGGGTGCGCTTCGACGACACGAAGTGGTTCCTCGGGAGGGACACCCCGAACCGGGGTGTGTCGAAGCACTCCGTGGAGGTGTGCTGCCGGCGCGCGCCGGTCGAGCTCGAATCGGCGTGGCGCGAGCACTCCTGGCCGAACGTGCGGACCCCCCGGACGCTCCTGGCGACGCTGCCGACGGGCTCGTTCCCGGGTGTGGACTCGACCGAGGTGTACGAGTTCCTCGAGGCCCACGCTCCGCGCTGA
- a CDS encoding pyridoxamine 5'-phosphate oxidase family protein, translated as MDQLQEFVDALSDGECWERLAGQKLGRLVTHVKDVLDIFPVNFVVDDGTIVFRTAPGSKLFELTVNDEVLFEADDHDDDDAWSVVVRGHARVLDTSEEVHAADALPLHPWIPTLKYHYVRIEPVAVSGRAFARKPEPDRYGIAEY; from the coding sequence ATGGATCAGTTGCAGGAGTTCGTCGACGCCCTGTCGGACGGGGAGTGCTGGGAGAGGCTCGCCGGGCAGAAGCTCGGACGCCTCGTCACGCATGTGAAGGATGTGCTGGACATCTTTCCGGTCAACTTCGTCGTCGACGACGGCACCATCGTCTTCCGCACCGCGCCGGGCAGCAAGCTCTTCGAGCTGACCGTCAACGACGAAGTGCTCTTCGAAGCGGACGACCACGACGACGATGACGCGTGGAGCGTCGTGGTGCGCGGGCACGCCCGCGTGCTCGATACGAGCGAAGAGGTGCACGCGGCCGACGCGCTGCCGCTTCATCCGTGGATTCCGACGCTCAAGTACCACTACGTGCGGATCGAGCCCGTCGCGGTCTCGGGGCGGGCCTTCGCCCGCAAACCCGAGCCGGACCGTTACGGAATCGCCGAGTACTGA